The DNA region tatttaaattgtaatatattaataattaaatatattaaatctaaaaaaaatttaaattttaaattttagttttatttaatttatattttaaatgtgtatttaattttaaaaaaatattaaatttatttataatttttaaatatatttattttattttttttaattattgtaataaaaaactGAATATTATACGTGGCTAGATTAATGATGGCTTTAGTTGAACCATGAATACAGTCAAGCTTTTGTTAAAGTTAAACTTTGGCAATGTTAAGAATAGGGTAAATATCAAAATGTGCTACCGGGCCTTCTCTTAAACGAAGTGTAAAGTGAGGTTGTCATCAAATAACTTTGGCAATGTTAAGAATAGGGTAAATATCAAAATGTGCTACCGGGCCTTCTCTTAAACGAAGTGTAAAGTGAGGTTGTCATCAAATAATTAAGAACGTTTTCAAACTTATTATTGCAATTAACAAATATTCCAAATTATTTAAGCTTTATATACACActtcatacacacacacacacacacatatatatatatatatatatatatatatatatatatatatatataacgtttTTAAACGTGGGAATTTGTTGAATTACACTattcaaaattaatatttatatgataaatcaTTATTAatactatttatttaatatatatactaattttattcaatataaataataaaaatattagttatttaaTAAGTTCGATTGATTGATACGAGTTGATTTTCTATTATGATAAATTGAAGAAATAATAGTCGGTCCGATAGCAGTTTCAGCGGCTGCAATGGcaataacataaatagaaaaaatatttttttttaattggcgactatcaaaaaaaattattttgaaaatatgaaatagttttttttatttaatcttattatttttcaaatttatattattttgtttcatatctatttatatatatgatatatgaaACAGAATAATGTAAAATCTAAtatgatttatatttatatattaatattgaattcttataaataaataaaacgattTTATTATatcctattattttttatttagaatagttcgaattatatattgtacaggatgtctctggtacgggtttgagagatggatcgagaacttgcgggttgaggcgaatgccggatcacttgactggagcaatggggggaggtacctgcaaagacactccgacgctcaagtcagaatggatctgagaggtataaggtgtgaggagtgaatgaatacctggagggacttgggtcctcttatttataggtgatggggattgtcttatcttatcttgtttggttaagataagggaggtgtttgaattcgaaagttggttaagAGCTCCATAGGGCCGGTTTTGGGCCTTCCGGAGGGGGGAGACGAGTTGGTCCGAGGAGCCGGGTTCGGGTCTGGCCTCGGGTCCGggatccgtgggccggatccgtaacagttgcccccgcagcgggagaGCGAGCAAGGTCGGTCTGTCGCTGGGAGGTGAGGTGTTTTTATCGCGAAATGGGTCTTCAGTCTTTCTTGAGTGTTCGTTTGGTTCTTTTCGCGATGAGGTCGGTGTCTCGGTTTCGTCTTGTAGAAGATTTGTCTGACCGTTTTTTGTCTTGACGTGACCCTTCCGTGCCTGCTGCGCCCGTTGCGTTCTTCGAGGCGTGATTTATTAATTGTTTTTTCCAAGGGGGCATTTATTGCGAGAGGGTATTTTCCCTTTTTTGCCCTCACGTTTGTTTTGCTTTCGAGGGGTGTTTGCATTATTTCACTTTTTCAAAACCGTTTTGGTTTTCTTCCTTTAGTTCCCTCGTTCGCTTCATTTCTCTATTGCTCTCTTCTTCCGAAAGAACAGCTTCTGCTTTCCTTTCGCATTCTGTGGCTCTGGTTGGTCTTCTGCTGCAGCATTTCCTTTTTGGATTTATTTCCTTCGCATTATCAAGTTGGTGTTCTTCTGTTTCCTTTTGTTTCCTCTGTTTTTCCTTTCTCCGTATTTTGCTTTGCCTTTGCTTTGTGTGGATTTAGGGTTATTTTTATGGCATGCGATGGTATTATATAGTGGTAGATGGTTTAGTTGGGGTAGTGGATTTTGTAAGGGGGGCGAGTGCCACCGTACAACTGGTGGTGTACGGTGGTGTCTATTTTTTGGTTTCATCCGCCGTTTTCTGCCGCGGTGTTTGGCTGACGGTGGTGCTCGTCACTATTTTAGGTATGGCTCGTCGACGGACTGAGGGTGTGAGGGCTCCGGTGGCCCCGGCGGGGGGTGTCCCTGGTCTTTTTTCTTGGGTTACTAGTGATGTTTGGGGGACGCCGTCGCAGATGACGGAGGAGGACCTCCAACGGCTCCGAGATGAAGGGGCTGTTTGTGGGGGTGGCGATGCTGAACGCCATTATGAGCTTTCCCTTCCTGGggttgacgagagggtttgttaTACCAACCTCGCTTCCCCGTCTGTGCCGGATTGGATGTGGGTGTATGAGGCGATGTTTACCCGGCTTGGTGTTCGGCTCCCTTTTTCTCCGTTCGTCCAGCAGTTATTGAACCGGTGTTCCGTGGCGCCGTCCCAGCTACATCCAAACAGTTGGGCGGCGATACGGTCTTTTGAACTTGTTTGTGATTTTTTAGAGCTTCCTGCTTCAGTAAAcgttttccttttcctcttcttgtgtACTCTTCCGACTAAGGAGGGAAAGCACAAGAAGGGGTATGTGTCTTTTAGAGCTCAGCCTCATCGTTAGGTCTTCGGGTTATATGAAGACTCTTTTCATGGTTTTAAAAGCAGATACTTTAAGGTTCGTCCTGTAAGGGGGCATCATCCCTTTTGGTTGACGTTAGAGGGTGAGCGGCGGTTCCCCACTTACTGGAATTTCAAGGTGGGGCCGTCCGTTTTTACAAAGGTTTCTCAGGAGTTCTTGTCTTCGGAGGAACGGGATGTCGCTCTTGTCTTATGGCAATTATTTGGGGAGCGTCCTCTTAATCCTCGGGACGTGATGGGTGATCCTGTTGCTTGTCGTTCGTATGTTGGTGTGTGTCTGTCCTTTACCTTGCTTTTTGTATTTGTTTCCTGTTTTTGTAATTTGGgatttttatttgttatctttCAGTTGAGATGGCCGGTGGTTTGACTTCCTTAGCACGGCTGAAGGCAGCGATGGCCCAGGAAGAGGGGTCGTCGTCTCCGGCTACTCCTGTTTCGAATCCGGTTGTGGGGTCCCAGGCTGTTTCTCAGGAGGTAGTTTCTTCGGAAGGCCGAGCCGTTGCTCGGGCTTCTCCTGGTCCTGCAACTTCGCCTGAAGTTGTTGTGGTGACGGCTAGTGAGGCCTCTCGGAAGAGGAAGAGGCCTGAGGAGCCGGGTAGTGAGACTTTCGAGGAGGAGGAGGGTTTGGTGTCCAGCGTGATGGACCGACGCTTCGATGCACCAGGTTTTATTGATCAGCACTTGATGCCTGGTACAGAGTCGTTCTTTGATGGTTGTGATGTATCGTTTCATGCTAAGTCGGTGTACCGTGCGCTTCTCCGATCTGCTGTCGTTGTCCGGAAAGCCGAGCCCGTAATGGCTCAGGTTGGTTTGTTGGATAAGAAGCTCCGTCTTTCTCAGGCTGAGGTGGCTAAGctaaaggaggagcttgaggccgCCGGGGTTGCGAAGGAGAAGGCAGTGAAGTCTTCTGAAGAAGTCGGGGCAGAGATTCTCCGACTTTCCGAGGTTGAGACTTCACTTCTTTCCCAGTTGGCGGAAGAGCGTAAGCGGGCTTCTGATGCGGGTTCCCGGGCAGCTGTGCTCCTCAATGAGGTGGAGACCTTGAAGGCCGAGGTTGTTGCCTTGAAGAAGGAGAAGTCGGAGCTGCTGGCCGATGCGAAGGGTGCAATTGTGGCTACCCATGAGACGATGAGGGCTCAGGCTTTGGTGCTGGCTCCGGGCGCAGACGTGTCCGTGATGGGGGCCTTCAGGACTGTTCGTGATGGTCGGATCGTCGACCTTGAGTAGCTTCTATTATTTacctttttttgattttttctttaaaCTGTTTTTTGAGTGTTTTTGGATGGCCGAGGGCCGTGTACTTGATATTTTGGAACATCTTGCTTTTGTTTAGTAGTGTTTGTTGGCCGACCGGGCCTTTTTGTATGTTCCGTGTGTTCCGTGTTGAGCTATTTTGTTTGTAAGCTGTTTGTTTCCTCGGGCCGTCGTTTGGCCGGGTTTTGTGGATATCCGCGTGCATGGGCCTGTGGGGTGATCAGTCCCCCAGTTGTGGCCGTGTTTTTGTTCCGTATTTGGGACGTTTAGGAGAATCAAAATAGCTGTTTTAATGGAATTTTTTATTGATGGtcgggcctcgttaaaaccctctgTTGACGGCGGGAAAGAGTACTCGATTTTGAAACTTAGAGATTTAAAAAATTCTAGGAATCGTGAACTGGGAGGGGGAGtactaaaaacataaataaaggaaagatatAGACGAAAATAAAGGGGGGGCGACCTGTTTAGGTCGGTCTAGGTGTAGTATCGTCGTAGTTTGGCGACGTTCCATGTCCTCGAAATTTCGTCGCCGTTGAGCCGTTCGAGTTTGTATGCTCCTTTTCCGATTACGGCCTTGATTCTGTTtggtccttcccagttggggGTAAGTTTTCCTTCTCCTGGAGTCGGGGGACCGATATCGTTTCATCATAGGACGAGGTCGTCGGCCGCAAATTCTCGTCGGATAACGCCGTGATTGTATCTTAGGCTGATTCTTTGTTTGAGTGCTAACTCTTTGATGTGAGCTATGCTTCTTTCTTCGTCAATGAGGTGTCGTTCTGCTTCTTCGTCGTTACCCCCGACCGTTTTCCTGGGGCTGGGGTCCCCGATTTCTACTGGGATGACTGCTTCTACGCCGTATGTTAATCGGAAAGGCGTTTCCCCCGTGGTCGTTTGGGGTGTTGTTCGGTACGACCATAGAATCGACCCTAATTCATCTGCCCACATTCCTTTGGCTTCGTCGAGTCGTTTCTTGAGCCCTTTAACGATTATTTTATTTGCGGATTCCACctgtccgtttgtttgggggtgttctactGAGCTGAAGTGATGGGATATGTGTAATCCTTCTAAGAACTCTCtgaattttttgtcggaaaactgggttccgttgtccgagatgacgaccTCGGGGATTCCGAATCGGGTGATGATCTGCGCCAAACGAATTTCCGACATTAGGTCGCCGTTATGGAGGCCAGAGGTTCGGCCtcgatccatttggtgtagtagtctatgGCAACAATGAGATATCTGAGTTGGCCGGGTGCCGTAGGGAAGTGTCCGACGAGGTCGATCCCCCAAGTGCCGAACGGCCGTTCTGCCGATATGGTGCTGAGTTGGTGTGGGGCGGCTTGGTGGATATTGGCGTGTCTTTGGCATTTGTCACAGCTTTTTACTAGTTGTATGGAGTCCCGAATGATTGTGGGCCAGAAGTAGCCAGCCTTGATGATTTTTTGGGCTAATGTTTTTCCTCTGACATGGTGACCGCAGTAGCCTTCGTGGATTTCGCGGAGTATGTACTCCGTGTCTCCGGGTTCGACACATTTGAGTAGGGGTTGCGAGAATCCACATTTGTATAGTTGTCCTGCTACGATGGTATAGTTGGTGGCTTCCCTTTTTATTCGCTTTCCCTCTTTCGGGTCTGGCGGCAAGGTTCCGTTGAGGAGGTATTGTAAGATAGAGTGCGTCCAAGACTCCCGATTTGAAGATGTTAGGTGAGTGTTGATTGTTGACACAGAAGGCGATCTGACGACCTCCTGAATTAGCGATTTGTTACCGTGTCCCGGTTTGGTACTGGCTAGCTTGGAAAGTAGGTCTGCTCTGGCGTTTCGTTCCCTGGGGACATGCTGTATGGTAATGCTTTCGAACCCTTCTTTCAGTTTGTTTACCTTGGTGAGGTATTGTTGGAGCAGGGGATCTCGTGCCTGGTAGCTTCCGTTGATTTGGGAACTGACTACCTGGGAATCGGTATTTACCTCTAGGGCCTTTGCACCGACTTCTCGGGCTAGGGTCAGTCCTGCTAagagggcctcgtattctgcttggttatttGATACTGGAAATTCGTATCGTACTGACTGTTCAATTGTGATCCCGTTTTGGCTTTCGAGTATGATTCCGGCTCCTCTGTGAGTGGAGTTTGATGAGCCGTCGACGTGCAGTTTCCATGGTTCAGGGGCGAGCTTTCCCGGAGTCATTTCGGCGATGAAATCGGTCAAGGCTTGTGCTTTGATAGCGTTCCGGGGTTCGAACTTGATCTGGAATTGGGATAACTcgatggaccatgctagcattcttCCTGCTAGGTCGGGTTTCTGTAATACTTGTTTGACCGCCTGGTCGGTTCGGACCGTCACGgggtgagcttggaagtattgcTGCAGGCGCCGGGAGGCCGTAAGGAGTGCGAAAGCTAGCTTTTCTAAGCGTGAATAGCGAGCTTCTGCATCCTGTAagactttgcttatgaagtatacgggtttttGCTCCTTTTTCTCGTTTTCTCGGATGAGAGCTGCTGCGAGTGCCtcttccgttatggagaggtacAGTAAAGCGTTTCCCCTATTTGGGGTTTGGTGAGGATTGGTGGTTCCGCTAGAACCCTCTTGAAGTGTTAGAATGCTTCTTCGCACTCCGTCTCCCATTTAAAAGGGACtccttttttcattagtttgaagAAAGGGATTGCTTTTTGAGCCGATGCCCCGAGAAAGCGTGATAACGCCGTCAGTTGGCCGGTAAGCCTTTGGATGTCTTTAAGGTTTTTGGGGCTTGTCATCTCGAGGACGGCACGACATttctccgggtttgcttcgacTCCGCGTTGCGTAATCATGAAGCCGAGGAACTTCCCTGCTTCCATTTCGAAGGCGCATTTTGCCGGGTTGAGCCGCATTTGGTGCTTTCGTAGGGTGTTCATTATGACCTTGAGGTCGTTGGTTAGTTCCTCACCGGATTCAGTCTTGGCGAGCATatcgtctatgtagacttctaaTTTGTTTCCGGACAAGTCTCGAAATATCTTGTTAACAAGTCTTTGATAGGTGGCTCCAGCGTTTTTTAAGCCGAAGGGCATCACTGTGTAGCAGTAAGTTCCGTCTGGGGTGATGAACGCTGTTTTTTcttcgtctggtcggtgcatcaggatctggttgtagccggaatacgcgtccatgaagctgaggttCCGATGGCCGGATGCAGCGTCTACTaatccgtcgatgtttggtaggggaaaggcgtcctttgggcaggctttgttgaggtccgtgtagtcgacgcatATTCGCCATTTCCCGTTAGATTTCCTTACtagtacgacgttggctagccaggtcGTGTAGGGGAGTTCCCGGATGAAGTTGGCTTCGAGTAGGGCTTTGACTTGATTTTTGACTTCGGCGGCTCGGTCTGGTGACATTTTTCGTCTCCCTTGTGCCACTGGCTTAGCTTGGGGGTCCACGGCTAGATGGTGGGACATTAGGTCGGGGTTTATCCCCGGCATATCGGCTGGTGTAAATGCGAACAGGTCTCTGTTCTGTTTCAGGAGTTGGGAGAGTTCTTCTTTAAGGTCGTCCGGGAGGTTTCTATTAATGAAGGTGTATTCCTCTTTGGTTGGCCCTATTTGTAGCTTTTCCATGTCTCCTTCTGGTTCTGGCCTAGGTTGGCCGTCTTGTCGTGCATCTAGGTCGGCTAGGAATATTCCGGCCGCATCCCGAGATTTTTTCCTTAGGGCgaggctggtgttgtcgcattcggCTGCGACCTCTCGGTCTCCGTGAATGGTACCGACGGAGCCGTCGTCGGTTCTGAACTTCATGAGGAGGTATTTGGTGAAGATGACTGCAGAGAAGtcattgattgtttttcttccgagaatcacgttataggctgtggagtcttttaggactaCGAATTCAGATAGGATTGTCTTTTTCTGATTGCTCGTTCCTATGGTGATGGGGAGGGTAATTGAGCCATCTGGTTTGAGAAAGTTGTCCCCGAGTCCCGTGACGCCGTGgcggtgtgtttggaggttgTTGTTACGGagcccgagtttgtcgaaggctcctcGGAAAAGGATGTTGGAGTCTGCGCCGGTGTCTACCAGTATTCTTCGTACTAATTCTGTTCCAATTCTGGCTGAGATGACGAAAGGGGCATCTTCGGCCGAGGTGCCGTGTTGGCAGTCCTCTGGTAAGAATGTTATCGTATTGTCGGCCGCGGTGATTGGGGCTTGGTTTCTGACGGCCATTACCttgagatcttttttcattgtgaGTTTTGACTTGCTCGGTACGTCCTTGCCCGTGATGACGTTCACTATGATGGTCGGGTCTTCCTCTGGGCTCTCCCTGGGAGGTAGCTTTTGAGTTCTCGGGTTACGCTATTCTCTTTCTGGCGACTTGTCTCTTTCCGCGCGTCtcggttctctgatgattttggcaaaTTCCGGAagtttgccgtctcgtatggcCTGTTCGAGAgcgtctttaaggtcgaaacaatcttgtGTTTTGTGGTCGTAACCTCGGTGGTAGTCACAGTAGAGGGTTTTGTTGCCTCCTGTCCTTTCTTTGAGTTGTCGGGCTCTGGGGATGATGCCTCGATCTGCTATTTGATGGTATATCTCCGTAATTGGTGCTGTTAGGGGCGTGTAATTAGAGAATTTGCCTATTCTCGGTGGTCGGTTGGCCGGCCTGGGGTGGTCCCCTTGATTCTCTTTGGGTGTTGGGTTATGACGGGGAACCGAATTGCCGTGTTGGGCGGTGGCGTgctgccgtttgttggcagcGACGATCTGGCTGACTTCTTCGTCGTTGATGTAGTCCTTGGCGACGTTCTGGATTTCGTGCATGGTCCATACTGGTTTAGTAGTGAGGTGTTTGCGAAAATCTTCATTCATGAGCCCGTTAGTTAGGCAAAGGCTTGCAACGGAgtccgtgagtccgtcgaccgttaggcattcatcgttgaagcggtcgaggtatttcCTCGTGGATTCTTCTTGCTTTTGTGTGACCCCTAAcaagctgatggggtgtttggccTTGGTGATTCTGGTCGTGAACTGGGCCATGAATTTTCGTGCTATGTCGTGGAAGATGGCTatggatccgtttgggagggcgttgaaccatttgattgccGGTCCGGCaagggttaccgggaaggctctgCACCGGACTGCGTCGGccgctccttctaggttcattctggcctcgaaggccgttagatgtTCTTGAGGGTCCTTGGTTCCGTCATACTTCATGTCGGTGGGTTTGACGAAACCTTTGAGGAGTTTCGCTCTTAGGATTCTTTCTGTAAAGGGTGTAGCTCCCATTATGGTGTGGTCGTTTCTCGTGCGTTTGGTGTTTCGGTATCTCCGGTCCTCGTCCGAATCGTGTTGACGACTTAGATCACGGGAAGCGCTGCGGTGGTGTTTCTTGTTGTATCGCCGTTCCGGCGACTTCTCGTGTCGGTGGTTGCGTGAGATGCTGCGACCATCTCTCCTATTGTGTTGTCGGGTTGGCGACCTGCCGCGATGGGAC from Arachis hypogaea cultivar Tifrunner chromosome 10, arahy.Tifrunner.gnm2.J5K5, whole genome shotgun sequence includes:
- the LOC112718426 gene encoding uncharacterized protein; translated protein: MAVRNQAPITAADNTITFLPEDCQHGTSAEDAPFVISARIGTELVRRILVDTGADSNILFRGAFDKLGLRNNNLQTHRHGVTGLGDNFLKPDGSITLPITIGTIIFTKYLLMKFRTDDGSVGTIHGDREVAAECDNTSLALRKKSRDAAGIFLADLDARQDGQPRPEPEGDMEKLQIGPTKEEYTFINRNLPDDLKEELSQLLKQNRDLFAFTPADMPGINPDLMSHHLAVDPQAKPVAQGRRKMSPDRAAEVKNQVKALLEANFIRELPYTTWLANVVLILMHRPDEEKTAFITPDGTYCYTVMPFGLKNAGATYQRLVNKIFRDLSGNKLEVYIDDMLAKTESGEELTNDLKVIMNTLRKHQMRLNPAKCAFEMEAGKFLGFMITQRGVEANPEKCRAVLEMTSPKNLKDIQRLTGQLTALSRFLGASAQKAIPFFKLMKKGVPFKWETEGNALLYLSITEEALAAALIRENEKKEQKPVYFISKVLQDAEARYSRLEKLAFALLTASRRLQQYFQAHPVTVRTDQAVKQVLQKPDLAGRMLAWSIELSQFQIKFEPRNAIKAQALTDFIAEMTPGKLAPEPWKLHVDGSSNSTHRGAGIILESQNGITIEQSVRYEFPVSNNQAEYEALLAGLTLAREVGAKALEVNTDSQVVSSQINGSYQARDPLLQQYLTKVNKLKEGFESITIQHVPRERNARADLLSKLASTKPGHGNKSLIQEVVRSPSVSTINTHLTSSNRESWTHSILQYLLNGTLPPDPKEGKRIKREATNYTIVAGQLYKCGFSQPLLKCVEPGDTEYILREIHEGYCGHHVRGKTLAQKIIKAGYFWPTIIRDSIQLVKSCDKCQRHANIHQAAPHQLSTISAERPFGTWGIDLVGHFPTAPGQLRYLIVAIDYYTKWIEAEPLASITAT